Within the Nicotiana tabacum cultivar K326 chromosome 11, ASM71507v2, whole genome shotgun sequence genome, the region agtttcagcataatataatggagattggagcacatgtgtatgaacttctagcatattatgctggaccaatatattatactagaactccagtataatactaGAGTTCGAGAATATTATACTGAAATTTTAGTATagtatgctggaatatttttcgaattttgaacagtgttttcgttcagaatttttttttacatgaaaagtgctaaattacttttaaaactatggctatttttcaatgactacttgtaaatttggctatttttgaatttctcccgctATCCTATCTAGTATAAGGTTTCATAAGCCACCCCATGGGTGAAGCTACATGTTAtaaagggtggtcaactgaccatccttcgtcggaaaattacactgcgtatatagataaaatattagattttagaagtatataacatatattgaacactctTTCTCGAAGaatatttttcacttctttcaagctTGAACACCCTTGAGTAAATTTCTGACTTCGCCATTGAGCCACCCCTAACATGTAAGCCGTGGGAATTATACTCAGCATCCAGTTTTTGCCCTGTTATTTAAGTTATATTCAGGTTTTCAAATTATTTAACATGCAATTAACGTTGGCAAACTTCGGCAAATAGGGGTCCCAAAAGTGCACTTCCTCTCCATGTAACCAGGCTTCAATTGAGGACCAACTAAGCATGAGGGGATTTATATACGTGCTCATTTTTTGAATCACCATTGAAGTTATACCTGCAttgtataaaaatttaaaaatttataaatttactTGTTTTAGTGTCAACTTCTGACTTAGCAGCTTTGAAGTTGAAAAATTCGCGTCTGAAGTTACAAATTTAAAATGCACTTACGACTGTTTTAGTCTGAAGTGCGGCTAATTTTTGCATACACTTAAGTCCTTTAGCTTGAAGTACAAAAATTACATTTAAGATGCACTTAACACTTTAATGGATATGAAGTGTAGCTAATTTTTGCTTGCATTTAAGACTTTTTAGTGTGAAGTGTAAATGGCTAAAAAATAGAAACTTATTTTTCGAATTTCAACAACTCAACACCTAAATGAGcttaaatttgaaacataacttttAAACATCACACAGAACAATcctcaatcatcaatttgtcaacaCAACAACAAATCTAACAATCTCATTTTGCAActaagaggaagaagaaaaagaaactctAAGCAATAGCAAAGAGAAGAGCGTCACATCAGCTCATTACTGTAAAATACAGaagttatttatattttggatactaactaaatattttttaaaaagtgaGTATAAGTTAAAAGGATGCGACTAATAGGGCGCCGTTAGAATTTTGGGGTATTATTACTTTTAACCAGTGcaaaaaattatttacattcgGCTATTATAAAATTCGGCTATTATTTTAAGAGTGACTATGCTGTGCCATTTTtcctaaaattaaaattttacgcAAACATAGACATGTAACACTTGATCCAACATATCGTCTTTATGGGCCAGGTCGAAGGCCCGAACTCATTCAAGCCCGaaatgaaaatcaaaatcaaacacCATGCCCTAAACCCCAAATCACACAGTCCCCCTATCATCGTCCATAATGCTTAAACCCTAATTCAGCTACTGAGCAAGAATACAGTCAAATTCAATGGAGTTCGAGAAGAGAAAGGCAGCAACTTTAGCTTCAATCAATTCACCAGAACCAGACAAATCACCAAAAGGCAACATAGACGCACCAATTATCCCTTTACTCAACACCCTTAACTCACACCCTTCATATTTCACCACCAGTTCTTGTTCTGGCCGTATCTCCATTCTTTCAACACCCACCAACCCCTTCAACAACCACACTAGGAAAAAAGCTAAAGGAGGCAAATGGGTCTTCATTTCTCACGACCCAATTCAACCCCACTTGGTTTTACCCCTCCTTTTTCCAACcgagtcaactcaaaaagtcaacgaGTTGACTCAGCTACATAGCCTCGTGTTCAGGTTTGAGCCTTTGATTATTGCAGTGGAGTGTAAGGACATAGAGTCAGCTCAGTTTTTGGTGTCATTAGCTATTTCATGTGGGTTTAGGGAGAGTGGTATTACCAGTGTTAACAAGAAAAGAGTGATCATTGCTATACGGTGTTCGATTCGATTGGAAGTGCCGTTAGGGGATACTGATAAGTTAATGGTGTCTCCTGAATATGTAGAGTACCTTGTTATGTTAGCAAATGAGAAAATGGAGACTAATAAAAAAAGAACTGATATCTTTCTTGATGCATTGTTGAAAAACGGGTTTTTGGGTACACATATTAGTAATGGGGAGCTTTTAGATAATGGAAAGGTGGAATGTGATGAGGTTCCAGTTTGTTTTAATACCAAGGAGtctgaatttttggaaaattcttTGGGTAATGGTGTTAGTGGAAATGGAAATGCTAAAAGAAGAGACTTAGATGATTCTTGTTCTGGTAATTATTCTCTGTATATCCTAATTGATCCATATCACATTTCAATACAATTTTGCTTTTGTAGTTTAAGGatatgagttttttttttttttttttttttactctatAAGATATTGTTGTGCATATGTCGCCGATCAGATAATGTTGTTGTATCATCATGTGATTGCGAATCTACTGTGTGAGACATTGTATTATACATTATGGCAGGTGAATCTAGTTTTCTTACATTGTTGTCACTTGTCAGGAAATCTTATCATAGAGTAGTCCACTAGAATTGGAAGAAATTGATCTTACTTGTGACTTTGTCTCTGTTCATCTTGGTAATCTGTGAATGTCTAATAATTAAAGGAAAGTGCAGAATCTTATCCGTATATTGGAAAGCGTCATAAAATGATAGGAAACATGTCACATTGTATTAGTTTTTGATGTGGATTAttcaaaataaaccaaaataaagcaaaaaaaagTGCGTGTACACCCCTGCTAAACACTTGCACACACCCTCATTTTATATACAACTATGATTGAGTCCATCTGACACAGGCCATGATTGAGTGCTGTATCTGGGAGGATTCATGATGTTTTAACTTGCACGTTGATTATGCAGGTGAGTGTAAATGctttattatgctaaatgtcgGCACTCTATAAGTTAAAAAAGGGAAGTGCATAAGTATATGTAGAACCTGCTATGTTGATaagaatgcaatgcaatgcatgtTTAATCAACTTTAGAGGCTTGAAAACCTCAAGATATGCATCGTAGTTTACTCTAAGCTCAACATCTTGACTCCTATATTCTCTTTGTTTCATTGCCCTTAAAATTCGAATATATTATTAATATACCAGTGCAACTTTGGTTAATTGTTGCGAATGCATAAGCGTGGTAGTACTCTGACCGCTAATGTATGTTGGATTGCAGGATATATTCGCTTGAATGTGACAACAAGTcctaatatttaattaattgacAGGATCAGAAGTAGCCCCTGAAATCAACCTACACACTATTAAATTGGTGATTTCTGGTGAATCAATTGAGAGGCTATTCCTCTGGGGTCACTCTGCTTCTACATTGGATAACAAGAAGGTTCTCATATTTGGTGGCTTTGGAGGAATAGGAAGACATGCACGAAGAGATGATCTGTTGCTTCTTGATCTAGAAAGTGGAAGGATGGAGTTGATTGATGTCTTGGATGCCCCATGTCCACGTGTGGGTCATACATCATCCATGATTGGAGATTCAATGTATGTGATTGGAGGAAGAGCTGACCCTTTAAATATTCTGAACGATGTGTGGGTTTTTAACGTGACAAAGAAAGATTGGCGGCTGTTAGAGTGTTCAGACAGTCCATTCCTTCCAAGGTGCTGTTTGTGTCATCTTTTCTTCAATGGCTACTGTGTGGAGTGTTTCtgctctatatatatttatatattctgGTGTCTTCTTTAGCAGAAATATTAGCTTTCAGAGGTTTATACTCTTTTTTTTGCTTTCCTTTTATATGTGTTAGAATCtcttatatataatttatctCTTAACCTCATACTCTAAGATAGTCAGTTACTTTTGTGCAGTACAGGCATAGACATGCTGCAGCTACTGTAGGTTCAAGAATTTATATATTTGGGGGAATTCAGAATGATATAACATTCTCATCACTGTATGTCATCGACACACAAAACTTTGAATGGAGCGAAGTACAAGTTCAAGGGGAATTGCCATGTGCACGTCATTCTCATTCAATGGCAGCATATGGGACTCGATTATTTGTATTTGGGGGATATGATGGCCAAAAGGCTCTAGGGGACCTGTATAGTTTTGATGTGAAAACATGTCTTTGGAAGAAAGAAAAGATGATTGGAGGACCAGCTGCAAAATTTTCTCATTCTATGTTTATTTATAAGAAATATCTCGGGATCATTGGGGGCTGCCCTGTTAGTCAACAGAACCAGAGATTATCATTACTCAATTTGGAATCTCATTTGTGGAAACATATTACTATCAGTTCTATTGGTGAAGGCCTGTTTGTTCGTAGTACGGCAAATATTGTTGATAATGACCTTATAATGATTGGTGGTGGTGCAGCCTGTTATGCATTTGGAACAAAGTTCAGTGAACCAGTGAAACTAGATCTGTTACCTTTGATATCACTAATAGAAAGTCCCATGCATTTACACGAGGAAAATAAGCATGCCATTTATCAAGAGGAAGAAACGATGAGAGAAATGAACATTTCCTCTTGTTTTCCACAGAACGAAGTGGAACCAGTAAATAACGGAAGCTTTCATCAGAATTCAGAGGGTAGAGATTCTGGAATTGCTAGAAGTCAGATGGTTGCTTCCCATTGGGTTATTCGGCTTAAAAGGAAAGATGCGAAAATGGCAAAGGATATGCTGAAAAAGTTTGGATGGTTAGATCTTGGGAGAAAGGTCCATTCACAGGATGATGGAAAGGATATCTGTTTCCCTGTCACAGAAAACTTTTGCTCTTTATTCAACCAGAGAAATAGCCTGGGAGATGTTCCTGAATCTGTTTGTCAAGAGGGAACACCAATGAAAGATACCTGCATTTCAACAGCGTTGAATATTCTGATTGAATGTGGAGCAACTATACTAGCTGATGAAATCATCAGAGTTAAAAAAGCTTCACATTCTCCATTCAAAGTGATGACGGAAGCTGTAGCCTCTCTGTTAAGTGACCGAGGTCTGCCGTTGCAACTTTTAGAGGAGTTACCTTCAAGGTttcattttatgttattttccaCTTCGTTTATCTGAGAATAATgaattaattgttgttttctAAGTTTTCAATATAAGGTGACAAGTTAACATCCTTCCTCTCATTAGATGGGAACGACTTGGTGATATTGTTGTGCTTCCTATAACATCCTTCAAGGACTCAGCATGGGACTTGATTGGCCAGGAGCTTTGGTTTATGGTCGCAAAATCCCTCGGGGCTCATCGCCTTGCTCGACAAGTAAGTTAGTGATAGTGTATTACTTAAACTATAGGTAGGAGTATTATGCGTGCTTTTAGTTACTGGTATTTTAGACAAAAATAGCTTATGCATACCTAACTATTAGTGTAAGATGTGACCCAAATGACATTCCTTTTGTATGTCACTCATTTGTCGTAATTCCATTATTGGTTGAGTGCTAggaaatttttgggatttgagaagTATGTTCCCTGTTACGGTGTTACCTTGTTCAAATTATTCTTTTTTGTAATggactcaacaacaacaacaacaacatgccCAGTATTATCTCACAATGTGAATAATTTCAATTTTGAGCTCTGGTTACCGAGGGCGTGGCTTTTGTTTACTTCTGATGAGAAACAAAAGTAGCttctttcatctcttctttcttttttatttggttTAAGGAGGGGGGAAGAGATGAATGTTCACTCTAAATATGTGCTCTCTAAAATTGCTTAAGCTTCTAGATGAGTTGGTTGCACAATTCAAAATGGTACTAGAGCAGTAAAAAGTCCTAGATTCGAGTTTCACCCCTACCCATTATAAAAATGGACTTCCGCTTGCATGTTTCATGAAAAAGAATCATACCCGCATGAAAAGAGGCGTGTTAAAGCcacaattaagcaaataaaagtGTCATCTCTTATAGCTTAGGTTTTAGATGAGTTGGTTAGATAATTCAACAACTATGACAAGTGGGTATCAAGTGATAAGTTACTTTCTTTTAACTGTTTGGTATATGAGAGGTCTCGTCAACTAATTGTGTACAAGTAGAAAGGTATATGATTTCAAGaaacttaaaattatttttggtgatatttaatttataattgaTGGAGTAGCATATTTAATATGTCTAGTCCTCTTTCAGAACTTCTGTAACACCGTGAATAGCCTCTCAGATTCTTGAAGTGTTAGCGGTGTCATAGCATTATTTCCTGCTCCTGGGGTGACTTCTTATGAGCTCAGCTTAATTTATCCTGAAAACTGCCATTCTAGGTAGTAGTTGAAGCACCGACTAAAGGTCTACTTGCTTTTCCAAAGTTAGAAATGTTCCACGGCCATTCTAGTTGATTGCTTTCGTTGCATATGTTGTTAATGGTGTGCGCTTAATTATTTTAGGGGCGAATTGCACCAACTGGTACGAGGGACAGTACTTTGGAGATGCTTGTTGGGGATGACGGTTGGGTCAACCATCGAGAAAATGgtattctttattcttttgatGCTACTAAGTGCATGTTCTCATGGGGCAATCTCTCTGAGAAGCTTCGAATGGGCCACTTTGACTGCAAAGATGAAGTTATAGTAGATTTGTTTGCTGGTATTGGATACTTTGTCCTACCCTTCTTAGTGAGGTGATTCTTTGTTGCTTTTATCTCCTTTTCACTTTCTTTATGTAAAATCATTTCAATCTCTGCCTTCAGTTCGGCTGTATAAACCTCGAGCAAAAACAGAGTTGGATATTCAATTGGTGTTAATTTAAGCcttatttataaattttttttcacttttcgcATCTCAAGGTGATTTTACGTGTACATGATTTGCACGAGGCAGTAGATATGTTATGGTCATGATGCAATCCATTGATTGGTCTTAATGCCTAAAATTCCAGAATTGCTAATCATACCTTTGTTCTTTCCTTGATATCATGTCAGAGATTTATTGTATTTGTAATGTACTTTGTTAGGGCCAAAGCCAAGCTCGTGTATGCTTGTGAATGGAACCCCCACGCAGTTGAGGCACTTCGTCGTAACCTTGAAGCCAATCTTGTTGCTGATCGTTGTGTATTACTCGAAGGAGATAATAGAATTACAGCACCAAAAGTATGCAACTTCAATCGTTGCCAATGCCACCTTTTTTCTTAGTTTTGTTAATATCTTTATGCTTGTAAATATATCTATCAGCTAACTTGTCTTGTCGgttgattttttttacaaaaaagaaagaaattgctTCACTTGCTTAGTTTGATTCTTGTGTTCAATCCCTATTGTTCACTTTTGCAGGGTGTAGCTGATAGAGTATGTCTCGGTCTCATTCCCATAAGCGAGGGTAGTTGGGGTACTGCTGTCAGAGCATTAAGGTATGTATATCTCGAAAATGTTATGAATGTGGTTTAGAATCTCGTTTTTCCCTTAATAAATTGACTGACATAGAAGATTAAGACCTGTGGAAGCTGAAGGGAATGGAAATACTGTGTGATCTCTCTCCTTTATTTAGCTATTCTGTCTCTCGTCCTGCTATCAAACAAATGCGGGGAAAAAAACATTTGCAAATGAAATTCAAGCGAAATCCTCTTcctttttagttttaaaattctcTCTTTTCTAATAACTGCATGAAAATTAGGGAACAACAACAAAAACTTTTGTTGAATGTAGTGCCTGGCATATTCTTTCATAGCACGCAATAAGCCTTCCTCGATCTGCTAGTCTCCTGTTGATTTAATCTCTAACCTAATGTGTGACATGCAGAGACAAGGGTGGTATATTGCACATCCATGGCAATGTCAAAGATTCTGAAGAAACTGTCTGGACAAACTATGTTTCCGAGTCAATCCAAGAAATTACTAGATCTGAAGGTATAGTTTTTCCGACTTTATATCAACAGGATTATGTTACATTCTTGCTGTTAAGCCTTGGCTAGAAACTTGGAGAAGTAAATCACATCGAGATAGCTAATCGAACATTTCACTGTTAACAGGTCACTACTGGGAGGTATCAGTAGAACACGTCGAGAGGGTGAAATGGTATGCGCCCCATATCCGCCATCTTGTTGCAGATGTGAGATGCAAGCAGATTGAGACATAAGTTTTTGAGTTCATAAATCCCATTTGAAGGTTGCTGCAAACAGTAGCTGCTGAGGGTTCTGTTCAATTCATTATTTAATCTATTTCTGGCATGTGGACTATGAAATGTTATCCAGATTGACTATCTTAGATGAAATAGGGGAAATATATTAGTGATGTTATGTCAAGGGTGCTTAGTAATTACTAGCATTTTTTGGGGGTGAATTTTGTATTATTTGGGGAACTTTATGTGATTAAAGAAATTGAATCAAATATGTGCTCCATTGAAAAAAGataattatgtgattaaagaaTTATAATATGTTGCGAACAAGGTGTAAATCTGTTAATGTATAaatataattatgatttattatcCTTATTGCCGATTTGTTATCTACTTGGAATTTTAGTTCTATAATACGcggaaaaaaagaggaaatacTATTTTAGGCTGAAGTCAGTTATAACTTATAAGGTTGGTTTCCGAGACCAAGTTGATTTAGAAAAACCAAGAAGTAAAGCCGAATATGTTTGGGTTTAGCTTTAGCCCTATAAATACCAATGCCTATACCAATTCCTCATCATTCACTTCTTTggaactttttttttcaaatcttcTCCGAAAAACTTTCTCATGGCTTCATCTTCAACAATACCTGCAACAGAGAATAAGGTTTTGATCTTGAAGAGTAGCGATGGCGATGAGTTCCAACTAGAAGAATCCATCGCCATCGGGTCtgtaacaatcaagaacatggtagaagatgATTGTGCGTCCAACACCATACCGCTACCCAACGTTGACACTGAAGCCCTAGTCAAAATTATTGAGTATCTCAAAAAGCATGCAGAAATCTCGGGttcagacgaagaagaagaaatcaagaaaacaaaaatcaagGACTTTGATAAGGAATTCGTTAGCGTTAAGATGCAAAAACTCTTCAACATCATATTGGCTGCGAATTTCCTTGACATTAAGGCTTTGCTCGATCTTTGTGCTCAGGCTATTGCTGATAAGATCAAGAACAAGTCGCACGTGGCTGTTCGAAAAATTTTCAATGTTGAATGTGATTACactaaggaggaagaagaggccGTTCGAAAAGAAAATGCATGGGCCTTTGAAGGAGAAGAGTTCGATGAATCCCTTGACTAGACTTAATTATGTCTTCGTTTATGTAATCTTTAGGGTTTTTTGGTTATGTTTTAACATATTAGgtgtttccttttatttttctatatGAATTTTTGTCCTAATAATTTCGGTTTCATTACCCTACTTATATGGGATTTTATTAGAAAACTTATTGCCTATAAACTCAACACTTCGTTGTGTATCCATTCGTTATGAATTTTTGTTTGttatatttcaaaatcaaaaggtcaAGGACAAGTCAATATATATGTACAAATGAAGCTTATAACAGTGATTGATGACAATCTACTGCTCTCTATTTGCTTGCAATTTCGGCTGTTAGCATTTAGTTTAGAAGTAAAAGTAGATATCATTTTTCACACAATTCAAACACAAGTAAAAAGATATGGCACctcgattttttttctttttcttcagaACATATACGACgccaatttttctttttaattataacTGCTAAACCAAAGTTGGGTTCTATCTGCCATTATTCAAAAAGGAGGACTAGTGCACAAAATATCCTAAGCTCCTACAAGCATCTAAATCCTAGCTTACCAAGAAATTGGCTTTATCATATCCAAATTTAACACTAGATAATTGCATCTTGTCTAATTGTCAAAGTACATTTGAGACTCATCTAAACAACATGTTTAGTGGAGTACAATTTTTGTAAGGTTAACCATTTGTTGTTAATTATAAAGATTTACCAATAATTATATTAGAAATCACCTGACTGGATAAGTATATTTTTACACAGTATATAGAATTTAAAGTAGATTGAGAAATATAGTTGTTGAAAAATCTCATATATGGTTATTTTTAGGgctgtacatggaccgggttggttcgatttttatcaaaatcaaaccaaaccaactatattggtttggattggttcggttttgtcaggtttttcgggtttttttgttacatgaatattatttcaatcttactttattaaattATAGATAAaactttgataagtgaatatatgtttagtaaatatggaaaaaaattgacaaagatgatctattaaaatattctaataaGAGAATTTTTTATTaatacatgatagttattttcgtagtcgtctaacaataatttttcgttaatttacgctttcaaggttaatacatgagaggatcccaattatttctacattttctaaataaaattcactataaagtcttaaaaatataaataaaatttatatatttatatatcgatttggttcgggttttttttactcaataccaaaccaagtcaaaccaaacctagtcggttttttaatcgatttgatttgatttttcggtttggtgcgatttttCGGTTCAGTTTGAACACCCCTGGTTATTTTACAACAATTCATTCAAAATGATACTTCCTTGATGACACTTGATATCCGTAATAAAATAAAACCGTTTGATGAAAGATATGCTAAAACCTTttcatgaaataaaataaaaaattcaagaaaaacaacAGGTGTATAACCCCGAATAACTAGCTGGTTTGTGTGGAATTAACACCAAGCTGATCTATTGACACTTAATGTGTCAAAACAAAATTGATAATTGGTGAGTAGTGTATAAACGAGATTATATTTAAGCCATTGCCGTCACATATATCTGATTGTTTCTTAATCATTATCAAATGATAGCTACTTCATTCAAATAAATCAATCGAACCAACATGAAAACAAAAGATAGCTATAGTATACTGAACATATCAAAGGTTTTCTGGAACTGAATATTTTCAACCATCCTTAAGTAagaaattatttatgattttcctTTTATTAGCTTAACTTTATCTTTTTCCAAAATTCAACTGATATTAGCTTGATCGATACGAGAAAGAGATCTATTATGATTAATTCATATATCACTCGAACCAACACGAAGACAAAATAGCTATAAATAGCATATAAATGATCGAATGCAAAGTTTTCAAGGAATAGATAAATACTATCAAATACCCTTTACTATATTATATCGTTTCTACCTTTTTCTTTAGCATAAAGCTTTATTTAAAAAATGAAACAGATATCCACCAAATCGATCGGTACGAAAGAAATCATTTCTATATGATTATTCAGATCAAATATAAATGTTCCCTTCACTACCATAAAACCCTAGTTGATGGTATCATCAAGATCACCTTCAAAGGCCCCAGGAGTTTCCCTCCGAAACTCTGCCTCTTCTCGGGGGTGAAATCACtttcaattctaaatatcttccGAACGGCCTTAACGCTCTTGTCCTTTATTCTGTCAGCCACAGCCTGGCAACAGAATTCCAGCAAACCattgattttcaaataatttacTGCCACTGTTATGTCAAGCAGTTCCCCTAAGACAACGTTCGCAAACTCTTTCTCGAAATTCTTGAAGTCTTCTTTGTTCGAGGGAGTGAGCTCTGCATGCTTCTTGAGGTATTCAATAATTTTAACCAGCGTCTTGCTTTTGATGCTAGGCAATGGGATGCTGGAAACACGTTCCTCTTTCACCATGTTCTTGAGAAGTTCAGATTGTAATTATAAGACCAAAGATTCCTCAAGATAAAATTCTTCATTGTCACCGCTCTTCAATGTCAATATCTTCTTCTCTCCCGTTGTTGATGATGTTGATAAGAACTGGTCaacctttttatttcttcttcttggATGAAACATTTGGGAACCAACTGatgtataaataatggtacaagaGATTTTCTTAATCGGATCATACTTAAAGGATATGGAAGGAATTCTTTCTGTCATAATTTTCTTGCTAGAATTATCTTTACTTGTAATCTGTTTATGGATCACAATATAAGTATGTGATTGAATACTATAAGTCAATCACGTTCATTTAATTCATTTCCTGATTTTTATGCTATAAAAGATATTTAAACTTAATTTATTAATAAGCAGTTCTTTGGACTCAAATCCCGCATagggtcatcaacaacaaatatcaGCTTCGATATTTGAGGTTAAAATTAAAAATGTACTAGATAGTGGGAAATAATTACATGTTTATATATTACTACGTACTTATAAACTAGGATGACATTTTGCTCAATCTACCAATCTTATGATCTAAAAGAAAATTTATGAGAAAAGAAATTTTCTATATTCTTTTGTTTTAAATTACTAACCAAATAGTAATTGATAATAATGATGCAAAAATTCCTTAATCAGATTAACACTAAATGATATCATGGAAGGAAATCCCTCTGGTATAAATTTCTTCCTTAAAATATCTTTGCTAATTAAAAATTTGCATGCATCAAATGTAATTTAGTCATCAATTGATGAATACTATAActatcttatttttttttttttttatatataaaatgaaACATGATAGTGCGTTTTATGAATCTCTTCTTGTTATTTCACTACAATGTTATGACTAAGGTAGTTCACGGGATGAAAGTTCTGTATTCTTGTAGCATAGAGGACATGCATATTTCCAAGCAAAGGCTATAAAGCTAGAAAAAGACCATTCTTTCAAATCAGGATTTTATTAAAGCTAGAAAAAGACCATTCTTTCAAATCAGGATTTTATTGAtcttaatatataatatatttgaatattgtattaaGGGAAAGCGAAACCAATCACAGTAAGGGAAAGGCACCATAAGAAGTACCCGACAATGTGCAGATGAGTTAATCGGTCTTGCTCTGCCAAAAATATTCCTcctcattcttttatttattgACTTTTGGGGTGAGAAGCATTCAATTCCATGTTTTAAGAATGATTAGGGTTAAAGAAAAGATTTCGGCTAGATAGTAAGCAATGAGCAGGGCGGAGCTAGAGAGCCGAGtgtgggttcggccgaacccagtagctttggttCGAACCATGTATTTGTCTaaaaaaattcattgaatatgttcaaattattaatttagaacccaataacttaaaataattaaaatcttGAACCTATGAGCTTGAAGTCTGCTAGATCACAATAGATATCTTTCAATAAAGATAAGTCACCGCCTTCTTC harbors:
- the LOC107811193 gene encoding SKP1-like protein 11, which encodes MVKEERVSSIPLPSIKSKTLVKIIEYLKKHAELTPSNKEDFKNFEKEFANVVLGELLDITVAVNYLKINGLLEFCCQAVADRIKDKSVKAVRKIFRIESDFTPEKRQSFGGKLLGPLKVILMIPSTRVLW
- the LOC107811202 gene encoding SKP1-like protein 11, which produces MASSSTIPATENKVLILKSSDGDEFQLEESIAIGSVTIKNMVEDDCASNTIPLPNVDTEALVKIIEYLKKHAEISGSDEEEEIKKTKIKDFDKEFVSVKMQKLFNIILAANFLDIKALLDLCAQAIADKIKNKSHVAVRKIFNVECDYTKEEEEAVRKENAWAFEGEEFDESLD
- the LOC107811207 gene encoding tRNA wybutosine-synthesizing protein 2/3/4-like isoform X2, giving the protein MEFEKRKAATLASINSPEPDKSPKGNIDAPIIPLLNTLNSHPSYFTTSSCSGRISILSTPTNPFNNHTRKKAKGGKWVFISHDPIQPHLVLPLLFPTESTQKVNELTQLHSLVFRFEPLIIAVECKDIESAQFLVSLAISCGFRESGITSVNKKRVIIAIRCSIRLEVPLGDTDKLMVSPEYVEYLVMLANEKMETNKKRTDIFLDALLKNGFLGTHISNGELLDNGKVECDEVPVCFNTKESEFLENSLGNGVSGNGNAKRRDLDDSCSGSEVAPEINLHTIKLVISGESIERLFLWGHSASTLDNKKVLIFGGFGGIGRHARRDDLLLLDLESGRMELIDVLDAPCPRVGHTSSMIGDSMYVIGGRADPLNILNDVWVFNVTKKDWRLLECSDSPFLPRHRHAAATVGSRIYIFGGIQNDITFSSLYVIDTQNFEWSEVQVQGELPCARHSHSMAAYGTRLFVFGGYDGQKALGDLYSFDVKTCLWKKEKMIGGPAAKFSHSMFIYKKYLGIIGGCPVSQQNQRLSLLNLESHLWKHITISSIGEGLFVRSTANIVDNDLIMIGGGAACYAFGTKFSEPVKLDLLPLISLIESPMHLHEENKHAIYQEEETMREMNISSCFPQNEVEPVNNGSFHQNSEGRDSGIARSQMVASHWVIRLKRKDAKMAKDMLKKFGWLDLGRKVHSQDDGKDICFPVTENFCSLFNQRNSLGDVPESVCQEGTPMKDTCISTALNILIECGATILADEIIRVKKASHSPFKVMTEAVASLLSDRGLPLQLLEELPSRWERLGDIVVLPITSFKDSAWDLIGQELWFMVAKSLGAHRLARQNFCNTVNSLSDS
- the LOC107811207 gene encoding tRNA wybutosine-synthesizing protein 2/3/4-like isoform X1, yielding MEFEKRKAATLASINSPEPDKSPKGNIDAPIIPLLNTLNSHPSYFTTSSCSGRISILSTPTNPFNNHTRKKAKGGKWVFISHDPIQPHLVLPLLFPTESTQKVNELTQLHSLVFRFEPLIIAVECKDIESAQFLVSLAISCGFRESGITSVNKKRVIIAIRCSIRLEVPLGDTDKLMVSPEYVEYLVMLANEKMETNKKRTDIFLDALLKNGFLGTHISNGELLDNGKVECDEVPVCFNTKESEFLENSLGNGVSGNGNAKRRDLDDSCSGSEVAPEINLHTIKLVISGESIERLFLWGHSASTLDNKKVLIFGGFGGIGRHARRDDLLLLDLESGRMELIDVLDAPCPRVGHTSSMIGDSMYVIGGRADPLNILNDVWVFNVTKKDWRLLECSDSPFLPRHRHAAATVGSRIYIFGGIQNDITFSSLYVIDTQNFEWSEVQVQGELPCARHSHSMAAYGTRLFVFGGYDGQKALGDLYSFDVKTCLWKKEKMIGGPAAKFSHSMFIYKKYLGIIGGCPVSQQNQRLSLLNLESHLWKHITISSIGEGLFVRSTANIVDNDLIMIGGGAACYAFGTKFSEPVKLDLLPLISLIESPMHLHEENKHAIYQEEETMREMNISSCFPQNEVEPVNNGSFHQNSEGRDSGIARSQMVASHWVIRLKRKDAKMAKDMLKKFGWLDLGRKVHSQDDGKDICFPVTENFCSLFNQRNSLGDVPESVCQEGTPMKDTCISTALNILIECGATILADEIIRVKKASHSPFKVMTEAVASLLSDRGLPLQLLEELPSRWERLGDIVVLPITSFKDSAWDLIGQELWFMVAKSLGAHRLARQGRIAPTGTRDSTLEMLVGDDGWVNHRENGILYSFDATKCMFSWGNLSEKLRMGHFDCKDEVIVDLFAGIGYFVLPFLVRAKAKLVYACEWNPHAVEALRRNLEANLVADRCVLLEGDNRITAPKGVADRVCLGLIPISEGSWGTAVRALRDKGGILHIHGNVKDSEETVWTNYVSESIQEITRSEGHYWEVSVEHVERVKWYAPHIRHLVADVRCKQIET